In a genomic window of Acidobacteriota bacterium:
- a CDS encoding response regulator, producing MKVLLAEDDIKLSNILRREGFTPEDEIHLAPDGVEAVLTFQDGDWDLVVLDLLLPRLRGVDVLRIIKRARPSVPVMVMSGGASAADIEEALSIGAFCALEKPFPIHQFRRSVQDARLEAYAARMLEGNRQITIVSKGGTQ from the coding sequence ATGAAGGTACTACTGGCCGAAGACGACATCAAATTGAGCAATATCCTCAGGAGAGAGGGTTTCACCCCGGAAGACGAAATCCATCTGGCCCCGGACGGGGTCGAAGCCGTGCTCACTTTCCAGGACGGCGATTGGGACCTGGTCGTCCTTGATCTCCTTCTGCCGCGTTTAAGAGGCGTCGACGTGCTGCGGATCATCAAGCGGGCCCGCCCTTCGGTGCCCGTCATGGTTATGTCCGGCGGGGCATCGGCAGCCGATATCGAGGAAGCACTGAGCATCGGGGCTTTCTGCGCATTGGAAAAACCGTTCCCCATCCACCAGTTCAGAAGGAGCGTTCAGGATGCCCGGCTCGAGGCTTACGCCGCCCGGATGCTCGAGGGGAATAGACAGATCACCATTGTCTCGAAAGGAGGAACCCAATGA
- a CDS encoding right-handed parallel beta-helix repeat-containing protein yields the protein MKRRSLPVFILSLIAVLCALPGATSQCLARTGLLPAIDNTLSIRVENERGESVPGFRWQIEQDNTNRTIPGALVWDSISVDIHRSQTTVVRNGRTAGHTVLVENVDLSQVYLVSVLPDGGHSIGAASTYPGQAEVVVRVHSYPIPTAQISILVHEDNNPINNVFDPDERGLANFTLMISDLGGQLSQDAFGNPLGTTYRQNPDGTFETDSEGSPVVEMVGSGIITTGSDGRVIVRYLAPGKYGIQAIPPSTEASRWVQTSTIEGTPTIDAWVKAREPRSFVEGFGNGFAHVSFGFVDPSVLPWNGNPRPGARAAIIGRVLYNHFDKPPFLQGGFAGTPVPDCWVGLNDLTTGIESTKGLIAVPCEEDGSFVIPYVPPGTYQLVTWDRPLDALFGFHTVTVPAEPGIVDVGDLLSFRWFGTYQGSVFFDTNANGFPDDGEPGMPGQALNIRFRDGTLYQSTQTDNMGMFEFKEVFPFFKWLVAEVDYARYKPTGMTAVVDFGGEIPPADGWNVPSFGVLNPQPQAEVNPNTGNNRSRTETGPVLTEGLMLFLNQTNIIHWGKQNWGPGENGGISGIVYYDTTRAENDPRYCAAEPWTPGISRVQVNLYADFDADDRIDDFDGDGLPTPADVDNFPFGWAEGGAIGPEDLDRNGDGIFSFGDAINMATTDSWDDNQPSGCVQNIPILHGYPSRDCYDNFGTWNQVRPATFDGGYMFASWYPGGLVSGNSESEGLPGGFYIVESVPPPYYQVVKEEDKNVDWGDTYTPWANKALALPPRPVGDPHLVPDELALFPGIPCYYAGETRPLCDRKSVQVTAGRNTAADFYLFTEVPKAARCVGFVNNDLSAEFDSTSPVYGEKSAPSWIPISFQDFTGREIVRAYTDEWGGYNALLPSTYTVNVASPSGVSPSMVTVVLNHPGPVPDPNHPGQMMLDPFYDPNYSVTPWTFQFYPGMTTYLDTPVVPVAGFAGYPKGGVDVEPPSGTPMIYSVSGPEGGAYVAAPGESLTILSVGTRKVPNPWYDPKTPGSAALEERDFSFGSVRGFVTVNGMAASVRSWSHDRIEISVPGTGDGGEVRVIRGDNYQATPFGSTVLIGPYPRGIHRVQAGESIQAAIDAALFGDLILVGPGVYDENVVLYKNVQLLGSGAESTVINGNPRPQEKLDAWHDKIDTVYRGSPNYDPNVFQAREAPTVILLGDVEHPFLNSPSVLLDGFTLTGSLSGGGVYVNNQCHYAVISHNKITGNQGYYGGGITVGVPGTGLDYANDNVVIRQNRILRNGGIFGGGGISLYEGSTGYRVEDNDLIGNFSQHEGGGILHYGLSDEGRIAHNRILFNEVFYGTVTGGDGGGLFLGGENLPNNVMTFGAGNVTVDANLIQGNLAGSGKGGGIRAARFNGQDVSASPSDPTRWYALNLFNNLIVNNVAGWGGGGIALQDAARVNILQDTVSGNDSVSVALNSFLAGSPYQSEPFAGGILSEAHSAGLATVSGATFSSPRLENSIIYRNRSFYYDIEAGGLVPGTSTEPVYWDLQVSGTTVPAFLDPRFCNLTSLTDFKADSHSYDNGTNLAGSPDFLSAYFNQLATAAVFDEGGNAVNVRFSPVTPTGNYHLRLKSPAINKGDPAILALSPDLSRDIDAEARPAPGTLSIWPDIGADEVLNPEIRIVTPNGGEIIPQGSMLTIRWTYTGASLYGVDLYLVGNRFQRRLTPYSLPVGVQGEGSFNWLVPLDLTPGSDYYLRATGLNTDELYVVDMSDAPFTIQ from the coding sequence ATGAAGAGGCGCAGCCTGCCTGTTTTCATCCTCAGCCTGATCGCCGTCCTGTGCGCTCTGCCCGGGGCGACAAGCCAGTGCCTGGCCCGGACGGGGCTTTTACCCGCCATCGACAACACCCTTTCGATCCGGGTTGAGAACGAAAGGGGCGAAAGTGTTCCCGGTTTCCGGTGGCAGATCGAACAGGACAACACCAATCGGACCATCCCGGGAGCACTGGTTTGGGACAGCATCTCGGTGGACATCCACCGCTCCCAGACGACAGTGGTCCGCAACGGACGGACGGCGGGGCATACCGTCCTCGTCGAAAACGTCGATCTCTCGCAGGTTTACCTCGTAAGCGTCCTGCCGGACGGAGGGCATTCCATTGGGGCGGCCTCCACCTACCCGGGTCAGGCCGAGGTGGTCGTCCGGGTGCACTCGTACCCGATCCCAACCGCCCAGATCTCCATTCTCGTCCATGAGGACAACAACCCCATCAACAACGTGTTCGACCCCGACGAGCGAGGGCTGGCGAATTTCACCCTGATGATCTCCGACCTTGGCGGACAGCTTTCCCAGGACGCCTTCGGGAACCCCCTGGGAACCACTTACAGGCAAAACCCGGACGGGACCTTCGAGACCGATTCCGAAGGGAGCCCCGTGGTGGAGATGGTCGGCTCCGGCATCATCACGACCGGCTCCGACGGGCGGGTCATCGTCAGGTACCTGGCCCCGGGGAAATACGGAATCCAGGCCATCCCGCCGTCAACCGAGGCGTCCCGGTGGGTCCAGACATCCACCATCGAGGGAACGCCCACCATCGATGCCTGGGTCAAGGCCCGGGAGCCCCGAAGCTTCGTGGAGGGCTTCGGCAACGGCTTCGCCCATGTCTCCTTCGGGTTCGTCGACCCGTCGGTGCTGCCATGGAACGGCAACCCGCGGCCCGGCGCGCGTGCGGCCATCATCGGGCGCGTCCTTTACAACCATTTCGACAAGCCCCCATTTCTCCAGGGTGGGTTCGCGGGGACACCTGTTCCGGACTGCTGGGTTGGGCTCAACGACCTCACCACCGGAATCGAGTCCACGAAGGGTCTGATCGCGGTACCCTGCGAGGAGGACGGGAGCTTCGTGATCCCGTACGTGCCGCCGGGCACCTACCAACTCGTGACGTGGGACCGGCCCCTGGACGCCCTCTTCGGCTTCCACACCGTGACGGTCCCCGCGGAGCCGGGCATTGTCGACGTGGGGGACCTGCTCTCCTTCCGTTGGTTCGGGACCTACCAGGGGAGCGTCTTCTTCGACACGAACGCCAACGGCTTCCCCGACGACGGGGAACCGGGCATGCCCGGGCAGGCGCTGAACATCCGCTTCCGGGACGGCACCCTCTACCAGTCCACCCAGACGGACAACATGGGGATGTTCGAGTTCAAGGAAGTTTTCCCCTTCTTCAAATGGCTGGTGGCGGAAGTGGATTACGCCCGCTACAAACCCACCGGCATGACGGCGGTGGTGGACTTCGGCGGGGAGATCCCTCCGGCGGACGGGTGGAACGTACCTTCTTTCGGCGTTCTGAACCCCCAACCGCAGGCGGAGGTCAACCCGAACACCGGGAACAACCGGTCGCGAACCGAAACCGGCCCGGTCCTTACCGAGGGCCTCATGCTCTTCCTGAACCAGACCAACATCATCCACTGGGGGAAGCAGAACTGGGGACCGGGTGAGAACGGCGGGATCTCCGGCATCGTCTACTACGACACCACCCGGGCGGAGAACGACCCGCGGTACTGCGCCGCGGAGCCTTGGACCCCGGGGATCTCCCGCGTCCAGGTCAACCTCTACGCGGACTTCGACGCCGACGACCGGATCGACGACTTCGACGGCGACGGCCTCCCCACCCCGGCCGACGTGGACAACTTCCCCTTCGGCTGGGCCGAGGGCGGCGCAATCGGCCCGGAGGACCTGGACCGGAACGGTGACGGGATTTTCAGCTTCGGCGATGCCATCAACATGGCCACCACCGACAGCTGGGACGACAACCAACCCTCCGGATGCGTCCAGAATATCCCGATCCTCCACGGGTACCCGAGCCGGGACTGCTATGACAACTTCGGCACCTGGAACCAGGTCCGCCCCGCGACCTTCGACGGTGGGTACATGTTCGCGTCCTGGTACCCCGGCGGCCTGGTCTCCGGCAACTCGGAATCGGAAGGGCTTCCCGGGGGCTTCTACATCGTCGAGAGTGTCCCGCCCCCGTATTATCAGGTGGTCAAGGAAGAAGACAAGAACGTCGACTGGGGCGACACCTACACACCCTGGGCCAACAAGGCGCTGGCGTTGCCGCCGCGCCCGGTGGGCGACCCCCACCTGGTGCCCGACGAACTGGCGCTCTTCCCGGGAATCCCTTGCTATTACGCCGGCGAGACCCGGCCGCTCTGTGACCGGAAATCGGTCCAGGTCACCGCCGGCCGGAACACCGCGGCCGATTTCTATCTCTTCACGGAGGTTCCCAAGGCAGCCCGTTGCGTGGGTTTCGTGAACAACGACCTCTCGGCGGAATTCGATTCCACCAGCCCGGTCTACGGAGAAAAGTCCGCCCCCTCCTGGATCCCCATCTCCTTTCAGGACTTCACCGGCCGTGAGATCGTCCGGGCCTACACCGACGAGTGGGGGGGATACAACGCCCTTCTGCCATCGACGTACACCGTCAACGTCGCCTCCCCCAGCGGGGTCTCGCCCAGCATGGTCACCGTGGTGCTCAATCACCCCGGCCCCGTCCCGGACCCGAACCACCCCGGGCAGATGATGTTGGACCCCTTCTATGACCCCAATTATTCCGTGACGCCCTGGACTTTTCAGTTCTACCCGGGAATGACCACCTATCTCGACACGCCCGTGGTCCCCGTGGCCGGTTTTGCCGGTTACCCCAAGGGCGGGGTGGACGTGGAGCCGCCGTCGGGAACGCCGATGATCTACTCGGTATCCGGACCTGAAGGCGGTGCGTATGTTGCCGCTCCCGGTGAGAGCCTCACGATCCTGTCCGTCGGGACCCGCAAGGTCCCCAACCCCTGGTACGACCCGAAGACACCCGGCAGTGCCGCTCTGGAGGAACGGGATTTCAGCTTCGGGTCCGTCCGCGGATTCGTGACCGTCAACGGCATGGCCGCTTCCGTCCGCTCCTGGTCGCACGACCGGATCGAGATCTCGGTCCCGGGCACCGGGGACGGAGGGGAAGTCCGGGTGATCCGGGGAGACAACTATCAGGCGACTCCCTTCGGGTCCACCGTGCTCATCGGCCCCTACCCGCGGGGCATCCATCGCGTGCAAGCGGGGGAGTCGATCCAGGCGGCCATTGACGCCGCCCTCTTCGGCGACCTCATCCTGGTGGGACCCGGAGTCTACGACGAAAACGTCGTACTTTATAAGAACGTACAACTCCTCGGATCGGGGGCCGAATCCACCGTCATCAACGGGAACCCCCGCCCGCAGGAGAAACTGGACGCCTGGCACGACAAAATCGACACCGTCTACCGCGGGTCCCCGAATTACGACCCTAACGTCTTCCAAGCCCGGGAGGCCCCGACCGTGATCCTGCTCGGGGATGTGGAACACCCCTTCCTGAACTCGCCCTCCGTACTGCTGGACGGCTTCACCCTTACGGGATCGCTCAGCGGCGGCGGGGTCTACGTGAACAACCAGTGCCATTACGCCGTCATCAGCCACAACAAGATCACGGGCAACCAGGGGTACTACGGCGGCGGCATCACCGTCGGGGTCCCCGGAACGGGCCTGGATTACGCCAACGACAACGTCGTGATCCGCCAGAACCGGATCCTCCGGAACGGCGGCATCTTCGGCGGGGGCGGCATCAGCCTCTACGAGGGGAGCACCGGTTACCGCGTGGAGGATAACGATCTGATCGGCAATTTCTCACAGCACGAAGGCGGAGGGATCCTCCACTACGGGCTGAGCGATGAGGGTCGGATCGCCCACAACCGGATCCTCTTCAACGAGGTGTTTTACGGAACGGTTACGGGTGGCGATGGGGGCGGCCTGTTTCTGGGCGGAGAAAACCTCCCCAACAACGTGATGACCTTCGGGGCCGGCAACGTCACCGTGGACGCCAACCTGATCCAGGGCAACCTCGCCGGGAGCGGCAAGGGAGGCGGCATCCGCGCCGCCCGCTTCAATGGCCAGGATGTCTCCGCCTCGCCCTCCGACCCGACGCGATGGTACGCCCTCAACCTGTTCAACAATCTGATCGTCAACAACGTGGCGGGTTGGGGCGGTGGCGGGATCGCCCTGCAGGATGCCGCACGGGTGAACATCCTCCAGGACACGGTGTCCGGCAACGACAGCGTGTCGGTGGCCCTGAACTCCTTCCTTGCCGGGAGTCCGTACCAATCGGAGCCCTTCGCCGGCGGCATCCTTTCGGAAGCTCACTCGGCCGGCCTGGCGACCGTCTCCGGAGCCACGTTCTCCTCCCCCCGCCTCGAAAACAGCATCATCTACCGCAACCGCTCCTTTTACTATGACATCGAGGCGGGCGGCCTGGTGCCCGGCACGTCCACCGAACCCGTCTACTGGGACCTCCAGGTGAGCGGGACCACGGTTCCGGCCTTCCTCGATCCCCGCTTCTGCAACCTGACCTCCCTCACCGATTTCAAGGCCGATTCCCACTCCTATGACAACGGAACCAACCTCGCGGGCTCACCGGACTTCCTTTCGGCCTACTTCAACCAGTTGGCCACGGCCGCGGTCTTCGATGAAGGCGGGAACGCCGTCAACGTGCGCTTCTCTCCGGTGACACCCACCGGCAACTATCACCTCCGGCTGAAGTCCCCGGCAATCAACAAAGGGGACCCCGCCATCCTCGCGCTCTCGCCGGACCTGTCCCGGGACATCGACGCCGAGGCCCGACCCGCACCCGGCACCCTGTCGATTTGGCCAGACATCGGAGCGGACGAGGTTCTCAACCCCGAAATCCGCATCGTCACACCCAACGGGGGCGAAATCATCCCGCAAGGGTCGATGCTGACCATCCGATGGACCTACACCGGGGCGTCCCTCTATGGCGTGGACCTCTACCTGGTCGGTAATCGGTTCCAACGCCGGCTCACGCCATACAGCCTCCCGGTTGGGGTGCAAGGCGAAGGCTCCTTCAACTGGCTGGTTCCCCTCGACCTGACGCCGGGATCCGACTACTACCTCCGTGCGACGGGGCTGAACACCGACGAACTCTATGTCGTCGACATGAGCGACGCCCCCTTCACCATTCAGTGA
- a CDS encoding transposase translates to MGRSIRRHIPNALVHVVQRCHNRASLLIGPGDKLAYLKALRETAVQMNYGVVSYCVMDNHIHLLLRTPPVIRNHTLAAFMHRLNNRFGHRFNKFHGRSGTLWSTRYRPKWVPFSALRLLKLIWYVEGNASRRRDRPIEASKWPWCSAYWFFRAKDGPVPSLLGEAMMMLLSGIPLEERPDSPTYLKTVLEVQKGPGWEAAIPHATKLRVDRRWLGCKTSRFGAKLPNDTAKTAPEREGDSVGRWDSGIERRALAALPGCKPENQETRLFPPRRRRRRKARLPDLV, encoded by the coding sequence ATGGGCCGAAGCATTAGGCGACATATTCCGAACGCCCTGGTTCATGTCGTCCAGCGGTGCCACAATCGCGCCTCCCTGCTCATTGGGCCCGGGGACAAGCTTGCTTACCTGAAAGCCCTGCGGGAAACGGCGGTGCAAATGAATTACGGCGTCGTCAGCTACTGTGTCATGGACAACCATATCCATCTGCTTTTGCGGACTCCGCCGGTCATCCGGAACCACACGCTGGCCGCTTTCATGCACCGGCTCAACAACCGATTCGGTCACCGATTCAACAAATTCCACGGTCGGAGCGGCACCCTGTGGAGCACACGCTACCGGCCGAAGTGGGTCCCCTTCTCCGCGCTGCGGCTTCTGAAGTTGATCTGGTACGTGGAAGGGAATGCCTCCCGTCGGCGGGACCGTCCGATCGAAGCATCGAAGTGGCCTTGGTGCTCGGCGTACTGGTTTTTTCGAGCTAAAGACGGGCCGGTGCCGTCTTTGCTGGGAGAGGCCATGATGATGCTGCTTTCCGGAATCCCTCTCGAGGAGCGGCCGGATTCCCCAACCTACCTGAAGACCGTTCTCGAGGTGCAAAAGGGGCCGGGTTGGGAAGCGGCCATTCCCCACGCCACAAAGCTGCGGGTCGATCGTCGATGGTTGGGGTGCAAAACTTCACGATTCGGGGCCAAATTACCGAATGACACAGCAAAAACCGCCCCTGAAAGGGAAGGCGACTCCGTTGGGCGATGGGACTCCGGCATCGAACGTCGGGCGCTGGCTGCCCTTCCGGGATGCAAACCGGAGAATCAGGAAACCCGTTTGTTCCCTCCCCGACGGCGCCGGAGGAGGAAGGCGAGGTTGCCGGATCTGGTCTGA
- a CDS encoding PAS domain S-box protein encodes MGYVYGASIFFSLASVFDPVSLPGILGVCILFFGLGLVRPGPGLLTILGGSGSGSILARRFLLPVFVVPVLLDVLLTAGERAGFYGEVKEPAVHAVLQMGFFLGLVLMTAAALNRGESALRDSEARFRTLAETLPNIVYTATPEGSLDYVNRRGVDYTGLAFQTMMGAGWVNVVHPEDVGPAITQMEESIRTGQPYEVKERIRGADGDYRWFITRAKLIRGEGGQPAQWIGTATDIDELVRTQDALNEAHRRTTVILESIADGFNSFDREFRYTYVNASAARILRTTPERLLGRTVWEVWPRAAETRFGAAFRKTMEEGLPVSVEEFYPEPLNAWLEARFYPSSDGMTVFFTDVTGRKQAEAEIRRVNERFDLATRAAHLGIWDWDIPNNRLSWDDRMYELYGIRKGDFTGAYDAWLRGVHPEDAARSDEESRRALRGEKEYDTEYRVVWPDGSVRHLRAIAEVLRDAEGNPQRMTGVNYDITERRRMQDELLEVEKLKVVSRSHQLWQDTFDSITDLVILIDGEDHILKVNRAFLDYFRLALPEVIGKNCCEFFDEKDFPVHDHLRKRGLGGQVPTFVELTDAARSRIFDVAAYDLTSDLEGSTGHILVARDVTEKRENEIRLILSERLAAIGQVAAGGAHEINTPLATISCCAEGLLSRAMKGQPDPGIQQNYLQIIRDEVYRCKAITEEMLSFVRQTSYEMRPIDVGDAAERAIELIRLQGRFRNVDLKREFAADLPPARARTGDLRQALLVILSNALDAVEENGTLLVRTGVEGKNVFVDVEDSGRGILPENRERVFDLFFTTKASRGGTGIGLHIARRIIRAMSGEISVKNGSLPGAAFRVTLPLE; translated from the coding sequence TTGGGCTACGTCTATGGCGCCTCGATCTTTTTCTCCCTGGCCTCGGTGTTCGATCCGGTTTCCCTGCCGGGAATCCTGGGGGTATGCATTCTTTTCTTTGGCCTGGGGCTCGTGCGGCCTGGCCCCGGGCTGTTAACCATCCTGGGCGGATCCGGTAGCGGCAGTATCCTGGCCCGGCGTTTCCTGCTTCCGGTTTTCGTCGTCCCCGTCCTTCTGGACGTGCTGCTCACAGCGGGCGAACGCGCCGGGTTCTACGGCGAAGTCAAGGAACCCGCCGTGCACGCCGTACTGCAGATGGGCTTTTTCCTGGGCCTGGTGTTGATGACTGCCGCCGCCCTCAACCGGGGGGAATCGGCTCTCCGGGATAGCGAGGCCCGGTTCCGGACCCTGGCCGAAACCCTCCCGAACATCGTCTACACCGCGACGCCGGAGGGTTCGCTCGACTACGTCAACCGCCGGGGGGTGGACTACACAGGGCTGGCCTTCCAGACGATGATGGGAGCGGGATGGGTGAACGTCGTCCATCCCGAGGATGTGGGGCCCGCGATAACGCAAATGGAGGAGAGCATCCGCACGGGACAACCCTATGAAGTCAAGGAGCGGATCCGGGGCGCCGACGGTGATTATCGGTGGTTCATCACGCGGGCGAAACTCATTCGCGGCGAAGGGGGCCAGCCGGCACAGTGGATCGGCACCGCCACCGACATCGACGAGCTGGTGAGAACTCAGGACGCCCTGAACGAAGCCCATCGCAGGACCACCGTAATCCTGGAGAGCATCGCCGACGGGTTCAACTCCTTTGACCGGGAGTTTCGATACACCTACGTGAACGCCTCGGCGGCGAGAATCCTGCGCACCACGCCGGAACGATTGCTGGGCAGGACGGTCTGGGAGGTCTGGCCGAGAGCCGCCGAGACCCGTTTCGGGGCCGCTTTCCGCAAGACGATGGAGGAGGGCCTCCCCGTGTCGGTCGAGGAGTTTTACCCTGAACCCCTTAACGCCTGGCTGGAAGCTCGTTTTTACCCCTCGTCCGACGGGATGACGGTCTTTTTCACGGACGTGACCGGCCGCAAGCAGGCCGAAGCCGAAATCCGCCGGGTAAACGAACGGTTCGACCTTGCTACCCGCGCAGCCCATCTTGGGATCTGGGACTGGGACATTCCAAACAACCGGCTGTCCTGGGACGACCGGATGTACGAACTCTACGGAATCCGGAAGGGGGATTTCACGGGTGCCTACGATGCCTGGCTCAGGGGCGTTCACCCCGAGGACGCGGCTCGCAGCGACGAGGAGTCACGGCGGGCACTGCGCGGAGAGAAGGAGTACGACACCGAGTATCGTGTCGTGTGGCCCGACGGATCCGTGCGCCACCTCCGTGCCATTGCCGAGGTGCTCCGGGACGCCGAAGGGAACCCCCAGCGCATGACCGGGGTCAACTATGACATTACCGAGCGCAGGCGAATGCAGGACGAACTGCTGGAAGTGGAGAAACTTAAGGTGGTTAGCCGATCCCACCAGCTCTGGCAGGACACCTTCGACTCCATAACGGACCTGGTGATCCTGATCGATGGGGAAGACCACATCCTGAAGGTCAATCGGGCTTTTCTGGATTATTTTCGTCTCGCCCTCCCGGAAGTGATCGGAAAAAACTGCTGCGAATTCTTTGACGAGAAGGATTTCCCCGTTCACGATCACCTGCGGAAGCGAGGCCTCGGGGGACAAGTTCCCACGTTCGTGGAATTGACCGACGCCGCCCGGTCCAGAATTTTCGACGTGGCTGCCTACGACCTTACGTCTGACCTCGAAGGGTCTACCGGGCACATTCTTGTCGCCCGGGACGTCACGGAGAAGCGGGAAAACGAAATCCGGCTCATCCTGAGCGAAAGACTGGCCGCCATCGGCCAGGTTGCGGCCGGGGGCGCCCACGAGATAAACACCCCCCTGGCCACCATCTCCTGCTGCGCGGAAGGTCTTCTGTCCCGGGCCATGAAGGGACAGCCCGATCCAGGGATCCAACAGAACTACCTGCAGATCATCCGGGACGAGGTTTACCGGTGCAAGGCCATCACCGAAGAGATGCTCTCCTTCGTGCGGCAGACCAGTTACGAAATGCGGCCCATCGACGTCGGTGACGCCGCGGAGCGTGCCATCGAGTTGATCCGTCTGCAGGGTCGTTTCCGCAACGTCGATCTGAAGCGGGAGTTCGCGGCCGACTTGCCCCCGGCACGGGCCCGCACGGGAGACCTGCGCCAGGCACTCCTCGTCATCCTGTCCAACGCGCTGGACGCCGTGGAGGAAAACGGAACCCTGCTGGTGCGGACCGGGGTCGAGGGCAAGAACGTCTTCGTTGACGTCGAGGACTCGGGACGCGGGATTCTCCCGGAGAACCGGGAGCGGGTATTCGATCTTTTCTTCACCACCAAGGCATCCAGGGGCGGGACCGGGATCGGCCTTCACATCGCCCGGAGGATTATCCGGGCCATGTCGGGCGAGATCTCGGTGAAAAACGGCTCCCTGCCGGGTGCGGCCTTCCGGGTCACATTGCCGTTGGAATGA
- a CDS encoding sigma-54-dependent Fis family transcriptional regulator, with protein sequence MRVLVAEDDLNFRRVLVLELTAAGVETLAADDGPQTLEILNQHDIDVLLLDLSMPGMSGLEVLQQIHARDLGTEVVVLTGDATAVSAVEAMKLGAYDYLVKPLKFEELLLVLRRAQEKKALRDENRILRSRIRIGEDFPDLVTADPAMLALLADARRVAPSLVPVHIFGESGAGKELIARGVHAASGRKDKPFVAVNCGAVPEPLFESEFFGYEKGAFTGAQARKPGFLELAGGGTLFIDEIGEMPPAVQVKFLRAIETMSFYRVGGIREVRVDVRIVSASNRDLQTMAQEGTFRKDLYFRVAAISFPVSPLRERRGDIPLIISHFLKTKSAVRDIRVSDSALKLLRDYDWPGNVRELLNVLNRALLLRRADVLDADDFPGIREPRVSEAGRRLEDVERVHVLSVLREFNGHRGRAAEVLGIDPKTLYRKLQSWGEVPGP encoded by the coding sequence ATGCGGGTCTTGGTAGCCGAAGACGACCTGAACTTCCGGAGGGTCCTCGTCCTGGAGCTTACCGCCGCGGGGGTGGAAACCTTGGCCGCCGATGACGGCCCCCAGACCCTGGAGATCCTCAACCAGCACGACATCGATGTCCTTCTGCTGGACCTGTCCATGCCAGGGATGAGCGGCCTGGAGGTCCTCCAGCAGATTCATGCCCGCGACCTGGGCACCGAGGTCGTGGTCCTGACCGGGGACGCCACGGCGGTGTCCGCCGTCGAGGCCATGAAGCTCGGTGCTTACGATTATCTCGTCAAACCCCTGAAGTTCGAGGAACTGTTGCTGGTTCTTCGGCGGGCGCAGGAGAAGAAGGCCCTTCGAGACGAAAACCGGATCCTCCGCTCGAGAATCCGGATCGGAGAAGACTTCCCGGACCTGGTTACCGCCGACCCGGCAATGCTGGCCCTTCTCGCCGATGCCCGACGGGTGGCCCCTTCCCTGGTTCCCGTCCACATCTTCGGGGAGAGCGGGGCGGGGAAGGAACTCATCGCCCGGGGTGTCCACGCTGCCTCGGGGCGGAAGGACAAACCCTTCGTGGCCGTCAACTGCGGTGCGGTCCCGGAACCTCTCTTCGAGAGCGAGTTCTTCGGATACGAGAAGGGGGCCTTCACCGGGGCCCAGGCGCGCAAGCCAGGGTTCCTGGAACTGGCGGGGGGCGGGACCCTCTTCATCGACGAGATCGGCGAGATGCCGCCCGCGGTTCAAGTGAAATTTCTCCGGGCCATCGAGACCATGAGTTTCTATCGGGTGGGGGGGATTCGCGAAGTCCGCGTGGACGTGCGGATCGTGTCGGCCTCGAACCGGGACCTCCAAACCATGGCCCAGGAGGGGACCTTCCGGAAGGACCTCTATTTTCGTGTCGCCGCCATCAGTTTCCCGGTCTCGCCACTCCGGGAGCGAAGGGGGGATATTCCCCTGATCATCAGCCATTTTCTGAAAACGAAATCCGCCGTCCGCGACATCCGGGTCAGTGATTCCGCCCTGAAGTTGCTCAGAGATTACGATTGGCCCGGAAACGTCCGTGAGTTGTTGAACGTGCTCAACCGGGCCCTCCTGCTGAGGCGCGCCGACGTCCTCGACGCGGACGACTTCCCGGGAATCCGGGAGCCCCGGGTATCGGAAGCGGGACGTCGCCTGGAGGACGTGGAGCGAGTGCACGTCCTGTCGGTCCTCCGGGAGTTCAACGGTCACCGGGGCCGGGCCGCGGAGGTGCTGGGTATCGACCCGAAGACGCTTTACCGGAAACTGCAGTCCTGGGGCGAGGTCCCGGGTCCCTGA